One genomic region from Cellulomonas fengjieae encodes:
- a CDS encoding BatC protein: protein MSINDDDITSEPAPAGEGVADGGANPHGHDGGADGSAGEGTADGGANPDGHDGGADGSAGEGPADGGANPDGHDGGADGSA, encoded by the coding sequence ATGAGCATCAACGACGACGACATCACCAGCGAGCCGGCCCCCGCGGGGGAAGGCGTGGCGGACGGCGGCGCGAACCCGCACGGGCACGACGGCGGCGCGGACGGCTCGGCCGGCGAGGGTACCGCCGACGGCGGGGCCAACCCCGACGGGCACGACGGCGGCGCGGACGGCTCCGCGGGCGAGGGCCCGGCCGACGGCGGCGCCAACCCCGACGGGCACGACGGCGGGGCGGACGGCTCCGCGTAG